One window of the Pseudomonas lurida genome contains the following:
- a CDS encoding YceK/YidQ family lipoprotein yields the protein MNPTKNLLLAAIVLSTAGCGTINTVFREDAVASQNLKDLRSHCENVPRVYSGVVYDFCLLNGEPNPRKSLKDQEIATLPFVFIDFSLSGVLDTLVLPYTVYRQNQDGSIEIFR from the coding sequence GTGAATCCTACAAAGAATCTTCTGCTCGCCGCCATTGTCCTTTCGACCGCAGGCTGCGGCACCATCAATACGGTATTTAGAGAAGACGCGGTGGCGAGCCAAAACCTCAAGGACTTGCGCAGCCATTGTGAGAACGTGCCGCGTGTTTACAGCGGCGTGGTGTATGACTTCTGCTTGCTCAATGGCGAACCCAACCCCAGAAAAAGCCTGAAGGACCAAGAGATCGCCACGCTTCCTTTCGTGTTCATCGATTTTTCGCTGTCGGGCGTGCTCGATACGTTGGTACTGCCCTACACGGTCTATCGGCAGAACCAGGACGGCAGCATCGAGATTTTCCGTTAG
- a CDS encoding carbamoyltransferase family protein yields the protein MALTILGLSGALSHDPSAALYIDGKLIAAAEEERFVRDKHAKNRMPYESAKFCLEQAGIKPSDVDVVAIPFAPISLFGEARWHYAKRYWYAPDRALDAILMGNRRYKRYRNKIVWCLEQLGFDPKKIKIEPVEHHLAHASSAYHCSGFQEKTAILGIDGKGEYATTFFGYGENGKIHKIKEFYDPDSLGGLYGAITEFLGFEMLDGEFKVMGMAPYGDASKYDFSRLASFENGELVINTDYANVIGLRRYKEKGKGFYFSPKLIEWLGPKREGDIADEPYIHYAASMQALFEKLALQMIDHYLGDILKDTGKLAFAGGCALNVKLNQKIIARDDVKELFVQPASGDAGTAVGAAAYVSHARGVPVEKMEHVYLGPSYSNEDVIAACAKHESKPNWRKIENMPQRIAKIMVDGNPVAWFQGRMEFGPRALGGRSIIGCPSATGVADRINHQIKFRERWRPFCPSMLDTVAPQMIKVDHPAPFMTFTFEVAEEWKTRVPEVVHEDGTSRAQVLKREYNPRYYDMMKELEVLTGNGVSLNTSLNRRGEAMICSPTDALNMFFGSDLQYLIMEDILVVKDGVDPYDAVV from the coding sequence GTGGCATTGACGATTCTTGGCCTGTCCGGCGCCCTTAGCCATGATCCTTCCGCAGCCCTGTATATCGACGGCAAGCTGATCGCGGCCGCCGAAGAAGAGCGCTTCGTACGCGACAAACATGCAAAGAACCGCATGCCCTACGAGTCGGCGAAGTTCTGCCTGGAACAGGCTGGCATCAAGCCTTCCGACGTTGATGTGGTGGCGATCCCGTTCGCCCCGATCAGCCTGTTCGGTGAGGCGCGCTGGCACTACGCCAAGCGTTACTGGTACGCCCCGGACCGCGCCCTTGACGCGATCCTGATGGGCAACCGTCGCTACAAGCGCTATCGCAACAAGATCGTCTGGTGCCTGGAGCAACTGGGCTTCGATCCGAAGAAAATCAAGATCGAGCCGGTGGAACACCACCTGGCGCACGCTTCCAGTGCCTACCACTGCTCCGGCTTCCAGGAGAAAACCGCGATCCTCGGTATCGACGGTAAAGGTGAGTACGCCACCACGTTCTTCGGCTACGGCGAAAACGGCAAGATCCACAAGATCAAGGAGTTCTACGATCCGGACTCCCTGGGCGGCCTGTACGGCGCAATCACCGAGTTCCTCGGTTTCGAGATGCTCGACGGTGAGTTCAAGGTCATGGGCATGGCGCCGTACGGCGATGCCAGCAAGTACGATTTCTCGCGCCTGGCTTCTTTCGAGAACGGTGAGCTGGTGATCAACACCGACTACGCCAACGTCATCGGCCTGCGCCGCTATAAAGAGAAAGGCAAGGGATTCTACTTCTCGCCAAAACTGATCGAGTGGCTGGGCCCCAAGCGCGAAGGCGATATCGCCGACGAGCCTTACATCCACTACGCCGCCAGCATGCAGGCACTGTTCGAGAAACTGGCCCTGCAGATGATCGACCACTACCTGGGCGACATCCTGAAAGACACCGGCAAGCTGGCCTTCGCCGGCGGCTGTGCACTGAACGTCAAGCTCAACCAGAAGATCATCGCGCGTGACGACGTGAAGGAGCTGTTCGTACAGCCCGCGTCCGGCGATGCCGGCACCGCGGTGGGCGCGGCGGCCTACGTGTCCCACGCCCGTGGTGTACCGGTCGAGAAGATGGAACACGTCTACCTCGGCCCGTCCTACAGCAACGAAGACGTGATTGCCGCGTGTGCCAAGCACGAGAGCAAGCCGAACTGGCGCAAGATCGAAAACATGCCCCAGCGCATCGCCAAGATCATGGTCGATGGCAACCCGGTGGCCTGGTTCCAGGGCCGCATGGAGTTTGGCCCGCGTGCCTTGGGCGGTCGTTCGATCATCGGTTGCCCTAGTGCGACCGGCGTGGCGGACCGCATCAACCACCAGATCAAGTTCCGTGAGCGCTGGAGGCCTTTCTGCCCGTCGATGCTCGACACCGTGGCGCCACAGATGATCAAGGTCGACCACCCCGCGCCGTTCATGACCTTCACCTTTGAAGTGGCGGAAGAATGGAAAACCCGCGTGCCGGAAGTGGTCCATGAAGATGGCACCTCCCGGGCCCAGGTGCTCAAGCGCGAATACAACCCGCGCTACTACGACATGATGAAAGAGCTGGAAGTGCTGACCGGCAACGGTGTGTCCCTGAACACCTCGCTCAACCGTCGTGGCGAAGCGATGATCTGTTCGCCGACCGACGCGTTGAACATGTTCTTTGGCTCCGACCTGCAGTACCTGATCATGGAAGACATCCTGGTCGTCAAGGACGGCGTGGACCCTTATGACGCCGTGGTCTAA
- a CDS encoding antimicrobial resistance protein Mig-14, giving the protein MLNRFQGWRERGWTPVEAEVYAQAWQRFGGSVATHPQIVERLANLAQIPVRYLGWEQDGELKGAIATWGRDLALSKDVLKRSGKKGLFDLGNAEIILPIVAAAQLPVRHRGRYLSALNEGRISTLKPQAEQLAMARTPEELSKKFRYNQRRELRLLEEAGGVVRAVGEFSSVELAAIYCDLFQRRWGFPATGAERLAEVLALLKEFLIGSVLFLNDAPIAVQLVYRVEAPEWISIEYVNGGVDPETRAFSPGSVLSFLNTQSAWEQARAVDKPLRFSFGRADREYKERWCNPVPVFSV; this is encoded by the coding sequence ATGCTGAACCGCTTCCAGGGTTGGCGTGAGCGTGGCTGGACGCCTGTCGAGGCCGAGGTTTACGCCCAGGCCTGGCAGCGGTTTGGCGGCAGCGTGGCGACCCATCCGCAGATTGTCGAGCGGTTGGCGAACCTGGCGCAGATTCCCGTGCGTTACCTGGGTTGGGAACAGGACGGCGAACTCAAGGGGGCGATTGCCACTTGGGGGCGCGACCTGGCCCTGTCCAAGGACGTGCTCAAGCGCAGCGGCAAGAAAGGCCTGTTTGACTTGGGCAATGCCGAGATCATCCTGCCGATCGTCGCCGCTGCGCAGCTGCCCGTACGCCACCGTGGCCGCTACCTGTCAGCGTTGAACGAGGGCCGCATCAGCACCCTCAAGCCCCAGGCCGAGCAATTGGCCATGGCGCGTACCCCCGAAGAGCTGTCGAAGAAGTTTCGCTACAACCAGCGCCGCGAATTGCGCCTGCTGGAAGAAGCGGGCGGTGTGGTGCGGGCGGTGGGCGAGTTTTCCAGCGTGGAACTGGCGGCGATCTACTGTGATCTGTTCCAGCGCCGCTGGGGTTTTCCGGCCACGGGTGCCGAGCGCCTGGCCGAGGTGCTGGCCCTGCTCAAGGAGTTCCTGATCGGCTCGGTGCTGTTTCTCAACGACGCCCCGATTGCGGTACAGCTGGTGTACCGCGTCGAGGCGCCCGAGTGGATCAGCATCGAGTACGTCAACGGCGGTGTCGACCCTGAAACCCGTGCGTTCAGCCCCGGTAGCGTGCTGAGTTTTCTCAACACGCAAAGCGCCTGGGAACAAGCGCGGGCCGTGGACAAACCGCTGCGGTTCTCCTTCGGTCGTGCCGACCGCGAGTACAAGGAGCGCTGGTGCAACCCAGTGCCGGTGTTCAGCGTATGA
- a CDS encoding PIG-L deacetylase family protein: MSRKQQLLKRHRRNKRIALLVGLLLLVAAGVLVAWWLPLILAVVLWVAHEAWFADHLFYSPKDDYQYSFSPSGQQVGLRLEGGRLLADTPLELAGDETLIVEVQLKSNLWGRFFDPAVECLDDRQAFERGVAGKRYLNLTGSAPALAAGELRLRGRFCRVIGQPVLWVFRQPDAARQRVMVIAPHADDAELAAFGLYGQADESWIVTLTAGEIEAEHYQKMGMAKAEAARIKGRLRAWDSIAVPRWAGVPEAQCVQLGYFCLQLPAMRDAPDQPQASREAQLDDTRLFRQFNALALPGDADGAPTWHNLIADLRTLLLKARPEVIVLPTPVLDPHPDHICAHTAVVQALQGLEWQPTTLLGYANHLHDNDRWPMGDSGTGVALPPQFDAAQVLEPYCRVLSLGQQQDKAMALGMMHDLQPRAPFKRRVRRLLQQWLAGRGPSPYGENEFFRKAVRRHELLWVLKQD; encoded by the coding sequence ATGAGCCGCAAGCAGCAACTGCTCAAGCGCCACCGGCGCAATAAACGCATCGCGCTGCTGGTGGGTCTGCTGCTGTTGGTCGCGGCCGGTGTGCTGGTGGCCTGGTGGCTGCCACTGATCCTGGCGGTGGTGTTGTGGGTGGCCCACGAGGCCTGGTTTGCTGACCACCTGTTTTATTCGCCCAAGGATGACTACCAGTACAGTTTCTCGCCGAGTGGCCAGCAGGTCGGGTTGCGTCTGGAAGGCGGCAGGTTGCTGGCCGATACGCCGCTTGAACTGGCGGGCGATGAAACGCTGATCGTCGAGGTACAGCTCAAAAGCAACCTGTGGGGTCGTTTCTTTGATCCTGCGGTTGAGTGCCTGGACGATCGCCAGGCGTTCGAGCGTGGTGTGGCCGGCAAGCGTTACCTGAACCTCACAGGCTCGGCGCCAGCATTGGCCGCGGGTGAGCTGCGCCTGCGCGGTCGTTTTTGCCGCGTGATCGGCCAGCCTGTGTTGTGGGTATTTCGCCAGCCCGACGCTGCCCGCCAGCGGGTGATGGTGATCGCGCCCCATGCCGACGATGCCGAATTAGCCGCCTTCGGCCTTTATGGCCAGGCGGATGAGAGCTGGATCGTGACCCTGACGGCAGGTGAAATCGAGGCCGAGCACTATCAAAAGATGGGCATGGCCAAGGCTGAAGCGGCGCGGATCAAAGGGCGCCTGCGCGCCTGGGACAGCATTGCCGTGCCGCGGTGGGCCGGTGTACCCGAGGCGCAATGCGTGCAACTGGGCTACTTCTGCCTGCAACTGCCGGCCATGCGTGACGCTCCCGATCAACCCCAGGCATCCCGCGAAGCGCAGCTGGACGATACGCGGCTGTTCCGTCAGTTCAATGCCTTGGCGCTGCCAGGCGATGCGGACGGCGCTCCGACCTGGCACAACCTGATTGCCGACCTGCGCACGCTGCTGCTCAAGGCGCGCCCCGAGGTGATTGTGTTGCCGACGCCGGTGCTCGATCCGCACCCGGACCATATCTGCGCGCACACCGCCGTGGTGCAAGCATTGCAGGGGTTGGAGTGGCAGCCGACCACCTTGCTCGGCTATGCCAATCATCTGCATGATAACGACCGTTGGCCCATGGGGGATTCAGGCACCGGTGTTGCCTTGCCGCCGCAGTTCGATGCCGCTCAGGTACTTGAACCCTATTGCCGCGTGCTGAGTCTGGGGCAGCAGCAGGACAAGGCCATGGCGCTGGGCATGATGCATGACTTGCAGCCCCGTGCACCGTTCAAGCGCCGGGTACGTCGCCTGTTGCAGCAATGGCTGGCCGGCCGTGGTCCATCGCCTTACGGCGAGAACGAATTTTTCCGCAAGGCCGTGCGCCGTCACGAGCTGCTTTGGGTGCTGAAGCAGGACTGA
- a CDS encoding glycosyltransferase, whose protein sequence is MKPRFKVLQLQPDYNVKLNDFADLGEQIVKALPTERFEVTSAFLSGRPQPGQPLSVADHSKYFEFPEKALKGIRLGAMWEIYKYCREQKFDVVICNRFKSVNMMLSLNRWLKIPLCIGISHGFGEYERAYRRRQTRRLVSPAWRFVGVSAAVRDYLVGLNCGFTPQNTTFVTNAIDIPQAEALQLPREQARQALGLPLDARLIGALGRLVPIKGHTHLLQAFARLKDKYPNAQVGIIGSGRAEADLRADIERLGLTGRAHLLGFREDGLKYVRAFDIWTMPSLLEGLGLALLEGMSGRLPVIASNGPAMLPLVEGAGGLSHEPGNVEQLTAALDTYLAMSDEQLRAKGEQVFRYLEENHALAEFQQKYLNLIETGLKEVGRA, encoded by the coding sequence ATGAAGCCTCGTTTCAAGGTTTTGCAGTTGCAGCCTGACTACAACGTCAAGCTCAATGATTTCGCCGATCTCGGCGAGCAGATCGTCAAGGCGTTGCCGACCGAGCGGTTCGAGGTGACGTCGGCCTTTCTCAGCGGGCGACCGCAGCCTGGCCAGCCGTTGAGCGTGGCCGATCATTCCAAATATTTCGAATTTCCCGAAAAGGCCCTCAAGGGCATTCGCCTGGGCGCCATGTGGGAAATCTACAAATACTGCCGCGAGCAGAAGTTCGACGTGGTCATCTGTAACCGCTTCAAGTCGGTGAACATGATGCTGTCGCTCAACCGCTGGTTGAAGATCCCGTTGTGCATCGGTATCTCCCACGGTTTCGGCGAGTACGAGCGCGCGTATCGCCGGCGCCAGACGCGTCGTTTGGTCAGCCCGGCCTGGCGCTTTGTCGGGGTGTCGGCGGCGGTCAGGGATTACTTGGTCGGCCTCAACTGCGGCTTTACGCCCCAGAACACCACCTTCGTCACCAACGCCATCGATATTCCGCAGGCCGAGGCCTTGCAGTTGCCACGCGAGCAGGCGCGCCAGGCGCTCGGGTTGCCGCTCGACGCGCGGCTCATCGGTGCATTGGGGCGCCTGGTGCCGATCAAGGGCCATACGCACCTGTTGCAAGCGTTCGCCCGCCTCAAGGACAAATACCCCAACGCCCAGGTCGGCATTATCGGCTCCGGCCGTGCCGAGGCGGATTTGCGCGCGGACATCGAGCGCCTTGGTCTCACCGGCCGGGCCCATCTGCTGGGTTTTCGCGAGGATGGCCTCAAGTATGTGCGTGCCTTCGATATCTGGACCATGCCTTCCTTGCTTGAAGGCCTGGGCCTGGCGCTGCTGGAAGGCATGAGCGGACGCTTGCCAGTGATTGCCTCCAACGGGCCGGCCATGCTGCCGCTGGTTGAAGGGGCGGGCGGTTTGTCCCACGAGCCCGGTAATGTCGAGCAACTGACAGCGGCCCTGGACACGTACCTGGCCATGAGCGATGAGCAATTGCGCGCCAAGGGTGAACAGGTGTTCCGTTACCTGGAAGAAAACCACGCACTGGCTGAATTCCAGCAGAAGTACCTGAACCTCATCGAAACCGGTTTGAAAGAAGTAGGTAGAGCATGA
- a CDS encoding glycosyltransferase, producing the protein MTAQQPLVSVIIASYNHGRYIEESILSVLGQTYPNIELLVVDDGSKDDSVERIQRLQAEHGFDFQVQQNQGLTATLNGAIARAKGSLIAPFGSDDIMLPDRIATQVAYMADKPKVGMCAGNIELIDGDGNLHPEKKQRRDVPFRSLDFDDMFMDRKPFPPAPTMLIRREVLEQVGGFDPLIPLEDLLIQLKITAAGYTIDALGVVMAQYRQHANNTYKNHRYMIQNILKTYAQFSDHPAYDAVRYNFLNSMFLKTADRDRPLAREILKQIPLKFWGRKTLRGLVRLYLAPLRK; encoded by the coding sequence ATGACAGCGCAACAACCCCTGGTCTCGGTGATTATCGCGTCCTACAACCACGGCCGTTACATCGAAGAGAGCATCCTCAGCGTGCTCGGCCAGACGTACCCGAATATCGAGCTGCTGGTGGTGGACGACGGCTCCAAGGATGACAGCGTCGAGCGCATCCAACGCCTGCAGGCCGAGCACGGCTTTGATTTCCAGGTACAGCAGAACCAGGGCCTGACCGCCACGCTCAACGGCGCTATCGCCCGCGCCAAAGGCAGCCTGATCGCACCGTTCGGTTCCGATGACATCATGCTGCCGGACCGTATCGCGACCCAGGTGGCCTATATGGCAGACAAGCCGAAGGTGGGCATGTGCGCCGGCAACATCGAACTGATCGATGGTGACGGCAACCTGCACCCGGAGAAAAAGCAGCGCCGCGACGTACCGTTTCGCAGCCTGGACTTCGACGACATGTTCATGGATCGCAAGCCTTTCCCGCCGGCACCGACCATGCTGATCCGCCGCGAAGTGCTGGAGCAGGTTGGCGGCTTCGACCCGTTGATTCCCCTGGAAGACCTGCTGATCCAACTGAAGATCACTGCTGCCGGCTACACGATCGACGCCCTCGGCGTGGTGATGGCGCAGTACCGGCAGCACGCGAATAACACCTACAAGAACCACCGCTACATGATCCAGAATATTCTCAAGACCTATGCCCAGTTCAGCGACCACCCGGCCTATGACGCGGTGCGCTACAACTTCCTGAACTCGATGTTCCTCAAGACGGCCGACCGTGATCGGCCATTGGCGCGGGAAATCCTCAAGCAGATCCCGCTGAAGTTCTGGGGGCGCAAGACCCTCCGCGGCTTGGTGCGGTTGTATCTGGCGCCTCTGAGGAAGTGA
- a CDS encoding bifunctional O-antigen ligase/aminoglycoside phosphotransferase family protein has protein sequence MHSKRLIYGSNRVFDFLVLWILPIGLLLLLSSLFFVTNRNVLHKFYYGLFSAPTLLLLCLRPREIKELLREPLAIAFLVFSAWALTSLLWSPEHHPDTDLFKRPLHTFMLFAGCGLLLHYRNDLFKPVFFSAAVIALVVCVCNLVAFSKGFEPGTGMRMIGGRGALDNPLLSSHVFGFFCVYWLYICMTTQRLQVLWFSIPALAIMTLTVLATGSRTPLVALTLTILWMTFVSRNRRSALLIAGMVLGGAGLLLFYPELITNRGSSFRFELWGMSLQRIAEHPWIGHSYDSELYLTLADGNELREPHSFALGVLYYVGIIGFIPWIFMIGWGLYKGLKERAQPLFILASSLLTYGIGAGLTEGGGILSRPKEHWFLLWIPLAIIAGLSIAQRRRSVLRKPVHMIKPEAFDQLCSNAQVIEADGLGPKVLRLADGRFLKVFRARRWYTSGSFNPYAERFASNAEQLRALGIPTPQILDLYRLHDASSAVSYTPLPGLTLRQALQSLDNSLRESLIERFGQFMAQLHERGVYFRSLHLGNVLLMDDGEFGLIDIADLRIFPSPLRNALRQRNLRHMQRYPQDRAWLFETHFEQLAKGYASVASQGATAKLREHVLALANPAT, from the coding sequence ATGCACTCCAAGCGCCTGATCTATGGCTCAAATCGCGTTTTCGACTTCCTGGTCCTGTGGATTTTGCCCATCGGCTTGTTGTTGCTGCTGAGCTCGCTGTTCTTTGTTACCAATCGCAATGTGCTGCACAAGTTCTACTACGGCCTTTTCAGCGCCCCGACGTTGCTGTTGCTGTGCCTGCGCCCCAGGGAAATCAAGGAACTGCTGCGCGAGCCCCTGGCGATCGCGTTCCTGGTATTTTCCGCCTGGGCGCTGACCAGCCTGCTCTGGAGCCCCGAGCATCACCCGGACACTGACCTGTTCAAGCGCCCCCTGCACACCTTCATGCTGTTTGCGGGTTGCGGACTGTTGCTGCATTACCGCAACGACCTGTTCAAGCCGGTGTTCTTCAGCGCGGCGGTGATTGCGCTGGTGGTGTGCGTGTGTAACCTCGTGGCGTTTTCCAAGGGTTTTGAACCCGGCACGGGCATGCGCATGATTGGCGGTCGAGGCGCCCTCGACAACCCGCTGCTGAGCTCCCACGTGTTCGGCTTTTTCTGCGTCTACTGGCTGTATATCTGCATGACGACCCAGCGCCTGCAGGTGTTGTGGTTCAGCATCCCGGCCCTGGCAATCATGACCCTGACGGTGCTGGCCACCGGTTCGCGCACGCCCTTGGTAGCGTTGACCCTGACGATCCTCTGGATGACCTTCGTCAGCCGCAACCGCCGCTCGGCCTTGTTGATAGCGGGCATGGTCCTGGGCGGCGCGGGGCTCCTGCTGTTCTATCCGGAACTGATCACCAACCGTGGCAGCTCGTTCCGCTTTGAGCTGTGGGGCATGTCGCTGCAACGCATCGCCGAACACCCATGGATCGGCCACAGCTATGACTCCGAGCTGTACCTGACCCTGGCCGACGGTAATGAGCTGCGCGAGCCGCACAGCTTTGCCCTGGGCGTACTGTATTACGTCGGTATCATCGGCTTTATCCCGTGGATCTTCATGATCGGCTGGGGACTGTACAAAGGCCTGAAAGAACGCGCGCAACCACTGTTTATCCTGGCCTCGTCGCTGCTCACCTACGGCATCGGCGCCGGGCTGACCGAAGGTGGCGGCATCCTGTCGCGGCCCAAGGAGCACTGGTTCCTGCTGTGGATCCCGCTGGCCATCATTGCCGGCCTGAGCATTGCCCAGCGCCGTCGCAGCGTGCTGCGCAAGCCGGTGCACATGATCAAGCCCGAGGCTTTCGACCAACTGTGCAGCAACGCCCAGGTGATCGAAGCCGACGGCCTCGGCCCCAAAGTCCTGCGCCTGGCCGACGGCCGCTTCCTCAAGGTTTTCCGCGCGCGCCGCTGGTACACCTCGGGCAGCTTCAACCCCTACGCCGAACGGTTTGCCAGCAACGCCGAGCAATTGCGCGCCCTGGGCATCCCCACACCGCAGATTCTGGACCTCTACCGCCTGCACGACGCCAGCAGCGCCGTCAGCTATACGCCACTGCCCGGCCTGACCCTGCGCCAGGCCCTGCAAAGCCTGGACAACAGCCTGCGCGAGTCACTGATCGAGCGTTTCGGCCAGTTCATGGCCCAGTTGCACGAGCGCGGCGTGTACTTCCGCTCGCTGCACTTGGGCAATGTGCTGCTGATGGATGACGGCGAGTTCGGCCTGATCGATATCGCCGACCTGCGCATCTTCCCGTCGCCGCTGCGCAACGCCTTGCGCCAGCGCAACCTGCGCCATATGCAGCGTTACCCGCAGGACCGCGCCTGGTTGTTCGAGACCCATTTCGAGCAGTTGGCCAAAGGCTATGCGTCCGTTGCCAGCCAAGGCGCCACGGCAAAACTCCGCGAGCACGTGCTGGCGCTGGCCAACCCCGCCACCTGA